In the Wyeomyia smithii strain HCP4-BCI-WySm-NY-G18 chromosome 2, ASM2978416v1, whole genome shotgun sequence genome, one interval contains:
- the LOC129725921 gene encoding plasma membrane calcium-transporting ATPase 1 isoform X4, whose amino-acid sequence MATIDGRPAQYQITLKNLREIMENRGRDAVAIVSEYGGVHEICRKLYTSPNEGLSGSKADIEHRRETFGSNIIPPKPPKSFLTLVWEALQDVTLIILEIAAIISLLLSFYQPADDDEPALEEEEEHYAWIEGLAILVSVFVVVVVTAFNDYSKEKQFRGLQSRIEGEHKFSVIRGGDAVQINIGDIVVGDICQIKYGDLLPADGILIQSNDLKIDESSLTGESDHVKKGEGTNPMVLSGTHVMEGSGKMVVTAVGVNSQAGIIFTLLGAAVDEHEAAAKKQKKDAKKKKLKDGGDEITNNSHHPSLKPQTTVDSITSDDGDEAKAGGGGGGGHGGKEKSVLQGKLTKLAIQIGYAGSTIAVLTVIILIVQFCIQTFVIEQKPWKNSYANNLVKHFIIGVTVLVVAVPEGLPLAVTLSLAYSVKKMMKDNNLVRHLDACETMGNATAICSDKTGTLTTNRMTVVQSYICEKLCKVTPKFGDIPRIVGEAIIEGIALNSAYTTCLMPGQNPGDPLQQVGNKTECSLLGFVQGLGKNYQTIRDAHTEDSFTRVYTFNSVRKSMSTVIPRPGGGYRVYSKGASEIVLKKCAFIYGQDGVLEKFTRDMQERLIHQVIEPMACDGLRTICVAFRDFVPGKAEINQVHCDGEPNWDDEDNIVSNLTCLGVVGIEDPVRPEVPDAIRKCQRAGITVRMVTGDNINTARSIATKCGIIRPQDDFLILEGKEFNRRIRDSNGDIQQHLLDKVWPKLRVLARSSPTDKYNLVKGIIDSKISDNREVVAVTGDGTNDGPALKKADVGFAMGIAGTDVAKEASDIILTDDNFSSIVRAVMWGRNVYDSIAKFLQFQLTVNVVAVIVAFIGACAVQDSPLKAVQMLWMNLIMDTLASLALATEMPTAELLLRKPYGRTKPLISRTMMKNILGQAVYQLVIVFGLLFVGDWFLDIESGRGQPLNSEATQHFTIIFNVFVFMTLFNELNARKIHGERNIFQGLFTNPIFYSIWILTLLSQIFIIQFGKVAFSTKALTIEQWLWSVFFGLGTLIWGQLVTSIPTRKMPKKMAWGRGEGAEYAEAIRLGEERYDSMDNDKKPRAGSNIPTGRLIGTNVGDLKYIDEDQRLHNNQHIIGINNKVEYSI is encoded by the exons ATGGCGACGATAGACGGACGACCGGCGCAATACCAGATCACACTAAAGAACCTGCGTGAGATCATGGAAAACCGGGGACGAGATGCGGTGGCCATCGTGAGCGAGTACGGCGGAGTGCACGAAATTTGCCGAAAGTTGTACACCTCCCCGAACGAGGGGCTAAGCGGTTCGAAGGCGGACATCGAGCACCGGCGGGAAACGTTCGGGTCGAATATTATCCCCCCGAAGCCACCGAAGTCCTTCCTGACGCTGGTGTGGGAAGCACTGCAGGATGTGACGCTGATCATCCTGGAAATTGCGGCCATTATTTCTCTGCTGCTTTCGTTCTACCAACCGGCGGATGACGATGAACCTGCGCTTGAAGAGGAAGAGGAACACTACGCGTGGATTGAAGGTCTCGCAATTCTGGTGTCGGTGTTTGTGGTAGTCGTAGTGACGGCTTTTAACGATTACTCCAAAGAAAAGCAATTCCGAGGGTTGCAGTCACGAATCGAGGGAGAGCACAAGTTTTCGGTGATTCGAGGTGGCGATGCAGTTCAGATAAACATCGGTGATATCGTAGTCGGAGACATCTGTCAAATCAAGTATGGCGATTTGCTACCAGCCGATGGAATATTGATCCAGAGTAACGATCTTAAGATTGACGAATCGTCACTGACGGGCGAGTCGGATCACGTGAAGAAAGGTGAAGGCACAAATCCGATGGTACTGTCCGGAACGCACGTGATGGAGGGAAGCGGCAAAATGGTGGTGACAGCGGTCGGTGTCAACTCGCAGGCTGGAATCATCTTCACTCTGCTGGGAGCGGCTGTTGATGAACATGAGGCGGCAGCGAAGAAGCAGAAGAAAGACGCCAAGAAAAAGAAACTGAAAGATGGTGGCGATGAAATCACGAACAACAGCCACCACCCGTCGTTGAAACCCCAGACGACGGTGGATTCGATCACCTCCGATGATGGGGACGAGGCTAAAGCCGGTGGCGGAGGTGGTGGTGGACATGGTGGCAAGGAAAAATCGGTTTTACAGGGAAAGCTAACCAAGCTGGCAATTCAGATCGGATATGCCGGTTCGACGATCGCCGTGTTGACGGTTATTATTTTGATCGTCCAGTTCTGCATTCAAACCTTCGTCATCGAGCAAAAACCGTGGAAGAATTCGTACGCTAACAATCTGGTCAAGCATTTCATCATCGGTGTGACCGTACTTGTCGTTGCCGTTCCAGAAGGTCTCCCATTGGCCGTCACCCTTTCGCTGGCCTACTCTGTCAAGAAGATGATGAAGGACAACAATCTGGTTCGACATTTGGATGCCTGCGAGACCATGGGCAACGCCACTGCCATTTGTTCCGATAAGACGGGAACGCTTACGACCAACCGGATGACCGTTGTTCAATCCTACATCTGCGAAAAGCTTTGCAAGGTGACTCCGAAGTTTGGCGACATTCCGCGGATAGTTGGTGAAGCGATCATCGAAGGTATTGCGCTCAATTCGGCCTATACAACGTGTCTGATGCCGGGACAAAACCCGGGCGATCCTCTGCAGCAGGTTGGCAACAAGACGGAGTGTTCCCTGCTGGGTTTCGTACAGGGACTAGGCAAGAACTATCAAACCATTCGTGATGCCCATACAGAGGATTCATTTACACGAGTTTACACGTTCAACTCGGTGCGTAAATCGATGAGTACGGTTATTCCTCGACCCGGTGGTGGCTACCGGGTGTACAGCAAGGGAGCATCGGAGATCGTACTGAAGAAGTGTGCTTTTATCTACGGACAAGACGGTGTACTGGAGAAGTTTACCCGGGACATGCAGGAGCGGCTGATCCATCAGGTTATCGAGCCGATGGCGTGCGACGGTTTGCGAACGATCTGCGTTGCGTTCCGTGATTTCGTACCAGGAAAAGCGGAGATTAATCAGGTTCACTGCGATGGCGAACCCAACTGGGACGATGAAGATAATATTGTGAGTAATTTGACCTGTTTGGGCGTCGTTGGAATCGAGGATCCAGTTCGGCCAGAAGTGCCGGATGCTATTCGAAAGTGTCAACGGGCGGGAATTACTGTTCGAATGGTTACTGGTGATAACATCAATACAGCCCGATCGATCGCAACCAAGTGCGGCATCATACGACCACAGGATGACTTTTTGATTCTGGAAGGAAAGGAGTTTAACCGACGGATTCGCGACAGCAACGGTGACATCCAGCAGCATTTGCTGGACAAAGTTTGGCCGAAGCTACGGGTACTGGCACGTTCATCACCGACGGACAAGTATAATTTGGTAAAGGGCATAATCGACAGTAAGATATCGGATAATCGCGAAGTGGTGGCCGTAACTGGCGATGGTACGAACGACGGAccggccctgaagaaggccgaTGTCGGTTTTGCGATGGGAATTGCCGGCACGGATGTGGCCAAGGAAGCGTCGGATATTATCCTTACGGATGACAACTTTAGCAGCATCGTTAGGGCGGTTATGTGGGGTCGCAACGTTTACGATTCGATTGCCAAGTTTTTGCAGTTCCAGCTGACCGTCAACGTAGTAGCAGTTATTGTCGCATTTATCGGTGCCTGTGCCGTGCAGGATTCGCCCCTGAAAGCGGTACAGATGCTGTGGATGAATTTGATCATGGACACGCTGGCATCGTTGGCACTGGCCACGGAAATGCCGACGGCGGAATTGCTTTTGCGTAAGCCGTACGGCCGAACGAAACCACTGATCTCACGCACAATGATGAAGAACATCCTGGGGCAGGCTGTGTACCAGCTGGTGATCGTTTTCGGGCTGCTCTTTGTCGGCGATTGGTTCCTGGACATCGAGTCGGGTCGAGGCCAGCCGCTGAATTCCGAAGCGACCCAGCATTTTACCATCATCTTCAACGTGTTCGTCTTCATGACCCTGTTCAATGAGCTGAACGCGCGCAAGATCCACGGGGAACGGAATATCTTCCAGGGTCTCTTCACGAATCCGATCTTCTACAGCATCTGGATCCTTACGCTGCTGTCGCAGATCTTCATCATCCAGTTCGGCAAAGTGGCCTTCTCGACAAAGGCACTAACAATCGAGCAGTGGCTGTGGAGTGTGTTCTTCGGCCTCGGCACCCTGATCTGGGGCCAGCTCGTCACGTCCATCCCGACCCGCAAGATGCCCAAGAAGATGGCGTGGGGACGCGGCGAAGGAGCCGAGTACGCCGAAGCGATCCGGCTCGGTGAGGAGCGCTACGACTCCATGGACAATGACAAGAAACCCCGTGCAG GTTCCAACATCCCAACCGGCCGGCTAATAGGTACTAATGTTGGCGATCTTAAGTATATTGATGAAGATCAAAGACTTCATAATAATCAGCATATTATAGGTATAAACAACAAAGTAGAATACAGtatataa
- the LOC129725921 gene encoding plasma membrane calcium-transporting ATPase 1 isoform X3: protein MATIDGRPAQYQITLKNLREIMENRGRDAVAIVSEYGGVHEICRKLYTSPNEGLSGSKADIEHRRETFGSNIIPPKPPKSFLTLVWEALQDVTLIILEIAAIISLLLSFYQPADDDEPALEEEEEHYAWIEGLAILVSVFVVVVVTAFNDYSKEKQFRGLQSRIEGEHKFSVIRGGDAVQINIGDIVVGDICQIKYGDLLPADGILIQSNDLKIDESSLTGESDHVKKGEGTNPMVLSGTHVMEGSGKMVVTAVGVNSQAGIIFTLLGAAVDEHEAAAKKQKKDAKKKKLKDGGDEITNNSHHPSLKPQTTVDSITSDDGDEAKAGGGGGGGHGGKEKSVLQGKLTKLAIQIGYAGSTIAVLTVIILIVQFCIQTFVIEQKPWKNSYANNLVKHFIIGVTVLVVAVPEGLPLAVTLSLAYSVKKMMKDNNLVRHLDACETMGNATAICSDKTGTLTTNRMTVVQSYICEKLCKVTPKFGDIPRIVGEAIIEGIALNSAYTTCLMPGQNPGDPLQQVGNKTECSLLGFVQGLGKNYQTIRDAHTEDSFTRVYTFNSVRKSMSTVIPRPGGGYRVYSKGASEIVLKKCAFIYGQDGVLEKFTRDMQERLIHQVIEPMACDGLRTICVAFRDFVPGKAEINQVHCDGEPNWDDEDNIVSNLTCLGVVGIEDPVRPEVPDAIRKCQRAGITVRMVTGDNINTARSIATKCGIIRPQDDFLILEGKEFNRRIRDSNGDIQQHLLDKVWPKLRVLARSSPTDKYNLVKGIIDSKISDNREVVAVTGDGTNDGPALKKADVGFAMGIAGTDVAKEASDIILTDDNFSSIVRAVMWGRNVYDSIAKFLQFQLTVNVVAVIVAFIGACAVQDSPLKAVQMLWMNLIMDTLASLALATEMPTAELLLRKPYGRTKPLISRTMMKNILGQAVYQLVIVFGLLFVGDWFLDIESGRGQPLNSEATQHFTIIFNVFVFMTLFNELNARKIHGERNIFQGLFTNPIFYSIWILTLLSQIFIIQFGKVAFSTKALTIEQWLWSVFFGLGTLIWGQLVTSIPTRKMPKKMAWGRGEGAEYAEAIRLGEERYDSMDNDKKPRAGSNIPTGRLIGTNVGDLKYIDEDQRLHNNQHIIEKFAVWTKSTTV, encoded by the exons ATGGCGACGATAGACGGACGACCGGCGCAATACCAGATCACACTAAAGAACCTGCGTGAGATCATGGAAAACCGGGGACGAGATGCGGTGGCCATCGTGAGCGAGTACGGCGGAGTGCACGAAATTTGCCGAAAGTTGTACACCTCCCCGAACGAGGGGCTAAGCGGTTCGAAGGCGGACATCGAGCACCGGCGGGAAACGTTCGGGTCGAATATTATCCCCCCGAAGCCACCGAAGTCCTTCCTGACGCTGGTGTGGGAAGCACTGCAGGATGTGACGCTGATCATCCTGGAAATTGCGGCCATTATTTCTCTGCTGCTTTCGTTCTACCAACCGGCGGATGACGATGAACCTGCGCTTGAAGAGGAAGAGGAACACTACGCGTGGATTGAAGGTCTCGCAATTCTGGTGTCGGTGTTTGTGGTAGTCGTAGTGACGGCTTTTAACGATTACTCCAAAGAAAAGCAATTCCGAGGGTTGCAGTCACGAATCGAGGGAGAGCACAAGTTTTCGGTGATTCGAGGTGGCGATGCAGTTCAGATAAACATCGGTGATATCGTAGTCGGAGACATCTGTCAAATCAAGTATGGCGATTTGCTACCAGCCGATGGAATATTGATCCAGAGTAACGATCTTAAGATTGACGAATCGTCACTGACGGGCGAGTCGGATCACGTGAAGAAAGGTGAAGGCACAAATCCGATGGTACTGTCCGGAACGCACGTGATGGAGGGAAGCGGCAAAATGGTGGTGACAGCGGTCGGTGTCAACTCGCAGGCTGGAATCATCTTCACTCTGCTGGGAGCGGCTGTTGATGAACATGAGGCGGCAGCGAAGAAGCAGAAGAAAGACGCCAAGAAAAAGAAACTGAAAGATGGTGGCGATGAAATCACGAACAACAGCCACCACCCGTCGTTGAAACCCCAGACGACGGTGGATTCGATCACCTCCGATGATGGGGACGAGGCTAAAGCCGGTGGCGGAGGTGGTGGTGGACATGGTGGCAAGGAAAAATCGGTTTTACAGGGAAAGCTAACCAAGCTGGCAATTCAGATCGGATATGCCGGTTCGACGATCGCCGTGTTGACGGTTATTATTTTGATCGTCCAGTTCTGCATTCAAACCTTCGTCATCGAGCAAAAACCGTGGAAGAATTCGTACGCTAACAATCTGGTCAAGCATTTCATCATCGGTGTGACCGTACTTGTCGTTGCCGTTCCAGAAGGTCTCCCATTGGCCGTCACCCTTTCGCTGGCCTACTCTGTCAAGAAGATGATGAAGGACAACAATCTGGTTCGACATTTGGATGCCTGCGAGACCATGGGCAACGCCACTGCCATTTGTTCCGATAAGACGGGAACGCTTACGACCAACCGGATGACCGTTGTTCAATCCTACATCTGCGAAAAGCTTTGCAAGGTGACTCCGAAGTTTGGCGACATTCCGCGGATAGTTGGTGAAGCGATCATCGAAGGTATTGCGCTCAATTCGGCCTATACAACGTGTCTGATGCCGGGACAAAACCCGGGCGATCCTCTGCAGCAGGTTGGCAACAAGACGGAGTGTTCCCTGCTGGGTTTCGTACAGGGACTAGGCAAGAACTATCAAACCATTCGTGATGCCCATACAGAGGATTCATTTACACGAGTTTACACGTTCAACTCGGTGCGTAAATCGATGAGTACGGTTATTCCTCGACCCGGTGGTGGCTACCGGGTGTACAGCAAGGGAGCATCGGAGATCGTACTGAAGAAGTGTGCTTTTATCTACGGACAAGACGGTGTACTGGAGAAGTTTACCCGGGACATGCAGGAGCGGCTGATCCATCAGGTTATCGAGCCGATGGCGTGCGACGGTTTGCGAACGATCTGCGTTGCGTTCCGTGATTTCGTACCAGGAAAAGCGGAGATTAATCAGGTTCACTGCGATGGCGAACCCAACTGGGACGATGAAGATAATATTGTGAGTAATTTGACCTGTTTGGGCGTCGTTGGAATCGAGGATCCAGTTCGGCCAGAAGTGCCGGATGCTATTCGAAAGTGTCAACGGGCGGGAATTACTGTTCGAATGGTTACTGGTGATAACATCAATACAGCCCGATCGATCGCAACCAAGTGCGGCATCATACGACCACAGGATGACTTTTTGATTCTGGAAGGAAAGGAGTTTAACCGACGGATTCGCGACAGCAACGGTGACATCCAGCAGCATTTGCTGGACAAAGTTTGGCCGAAGCTACGGGTACTGGCACGTTCATCACCGACGGACAAGTATAATTTGGTAAAGGGCATAATCGACAGTAAGATATCGGATAATCGCGAAGTGGTGGCCGTAACTGGCGATGGTACGAACGACGGAccggccctgaagaaggccgaTGTCGGTTTTGCGATGGGAATTGCCGGCACGGATGTGGCCAAGGAAGCGTCGGATATTATCCTTACGGATGACAACTTTAGCAGCATCGTTAGGGCGGTTATGTGGGGTCGCAACGTTTACGATTCGATTGCCAAGTTTTTGCAGTTCCAGCTGACCGTCAACGTAGTAGCAGTTATTGTCGCATTTATCGGTGCCTGTGCCGTGCAGGATTCGCCCCTGAAAGCGGTACAGATGCTGTGGATGAATTTGATCATGGACACGCTGGCATCGTTGGCACTGGCCACGGAAATGCCGACGGCGGAATTGCTTTTGCGTAAGCCGTACGGCCGAACGAAACCACTGATCTCACGCACAATGATGAAGAACATCCTGGGGCAGGCTGTGTACCAGCTGGTGATCGTTTTCGGGCTGCTCTTTGTCGGCGATTGGTTCCTGGACATCGAGTCGGGTCGAGGCCAGCCGCTGAATTCCGAAGCGACCCAGCATTTTACCATCATCTTCAACGTGTTCGTCTTCATGACCCTGTTCAATGAGCTGAACGCGCGCAAGATCCACGGGGAACGGAATATCTTCCAGGGTCTCTTCACGAATCCGATCTTCTACAGCATCTGGATCCTTACGCTGCTGTCGCAGATCTTCATCATCCAGTTCGGCAAAGTGGCCTTCTCGACAAAGGCACTAACAATCGAGCAGTGGCTGTGGAGTGTGTTCTTCGGCCTCGGCACCCTGATCTGGGGCCAGCTCGTCACGTCCATCCCGACCCGCAAGATGCCCAAGAAGATGGCGTGGGGACGCGGCGAAGGAGCCGAGTACGCCGAAGCGATCCGGCTCGGTGAGGAGCGCTACGACTCCATGGACAATGACAAGAAACCCCGTGCAG GTTCCAACATCCCAACCGGCCGGCTAATAGGTACTAATGTTGGCGATCTTAAGTATATTGATGAAGATCAAAGACTTCATAATAATCAGCATATTATAG
- the LOC129725921 gene encoding plasma membrane calcium-transporting ATPase 2 isoform X2 — translation MATIDGRPAQYQITLKNLREIMENRGRDAVAIVSEYGGVHEICRKLYTSPNEGLSGSKADIEHRRETFGSNIIPPKPPKSFLTLVWEALQDVTLIILEIAAIISLLLSFYQPADDDEPALEEEEEHYAWIEGLAILVSVFVVVVVTAFNDYSKEKQFRGLQSRIEGEHKFSVIRGGDAVQINIGDIVVGDICQIKYGDLLPADGILIQSNDLKIDESSLTGESDHVKKGEGTNPMVLSGTHVMEGSGKMVVTAVGVNSQAGIIFTLLGAAVDEHEAAAKKQKKDAKKKKLKDGGDEITNNSHHPSLKPQTTVDSITSDDGDEAKAGGGGGGGHGGKEKSVLQGKLTKLAIQIGYAGSTIAVLTVIILIVQFCIQTFVIEQKPWKNSYANNLVKHFIIGVTVLVVAVPEGLPLAVTLSLAYSVKKMMKDNNLVRHLDACETMGNATAICSDKTGTLTTNRMTVVQSYICEKLCKVTPKFGDIPRIVGEAIIEGIALNSAYTTCLMPGQNPGDPLQQVGNKTECSLLGFVQGLGKNYQTIRDAHTEDSFTRVYTFNSVRKSMSTVIPRPGGGYRVYSKGASEIVLKKCAFIYGQDGVLEKFTRDMQERLIHQVIEPMACDGLRTICVAFRDFVPGKAEINQVHCDGEPNWDDEDNIVSNLTCLGVVGIEDPVRPEVPDAIRKCQRAGITVRMVTGDNINTARSIATKCGIIRPQDDFLILEGKEFNRRIRDSNGDIQQHLLDKVWPKLRVLARSSPTDKYNLVKGIIDSKISDNREVVAVTGDGTNDGPALKKADVGFAMGIAGTDVAKEASDIILTDDNFSSIVRAVMWGRNVYDSIAKFLQFQLTVNVVAVIVAFIGACAVQDSPLKAVQMLWMNLIMDTLASLALATEMPTAELLLRKPYGRTKPLISRTMMKNILGQAVYQLVIVFGLLFVGDWFLDIESGRGQPLNSEATQHFTIIFNVFVFMTLFNELNARKIHGERNIFQGLFTNPIFYSIWILTLLSQIFIIQFGKVAFSTKALTIEQWLWSVFFGLGTLIWGQLVTSIPTRKMPKKMAWGRGEGAEYAEAIRLGEERYDSMDNDKKPRAGQILWIRGLTRLQTQLRVVRAFRSTLEDLEERRSIHSLHSLRSSRSHPGGSNIPTGRLIGTNVGDLKYIDEDQRLHNNQHIIEKFAVWTKSTTV, via the exons ATGGCGACGATAGACGGACGACCGGCGCAATACCAGATCACACTAAAGAACCTGCGTGAGATCATGGAAAACCGGGGACGAGATGCGGTGGCCATCGTGAGCGAGTACGGCGGAGTGCACGAAATTTGCCGAAAGTTGTACACCTCCCCGAACGAGGGGCTAAGCGGTTCGAAGGCGGACATCGAGCACCGGCGGGAAACGTTCGGGTCGAATATTATCCCCCCGAAGCCACCGAAGTCCTTCCTGACGCTGGTGTGGGAAGCACTGCAGGATGTGACGCTGATCATCCTGGAAATTGCGGCCATTATTTCTCTGCTGCTTTCGTTCTACCAACCGGCGGATGACGATGAACCTGCGCTTGAAGAGGAAGAGGAACACTACGCGTGGATTGAAGGTCTCGCAATTCTGGTGTCGGTGTTTGTGGTAGTCGTAGTGACGGCTTTTAACGATTACTCCAAAGAAAAGCAATTCCGAGGGTTGCAGTCACGAATCGAGGGAGAGCACAAGTTTTCGGTGATTCGAGGTGGCGATGCAGTTCAGATAAACATCGGTGATATCGTAGTCGGAGACATCTGTCAAATCAAGTATGGCGATTTGCTACCAGCCGATGGAATATTGATCCAGAGTAACGATCTTAAGATTGACGAATCGTCACTGACGGGCGAGTCGGATCACGTGAAGAAAGGTGAAGGCACAAATCCGATGGTACTGTCCGGAACGCACGTGATGGAGGGAAGCGGCAAAATGGTGGTGACAGCGGTCGGTGTCAACTCGCAGGCTGGAATCATCTTCACTCTGCTGGGAGCGGCTGTTGATGAACATGAGGCGGCAGCGAAGAAGCAGAAGAAAGACGCCAAGAAAAAGAAACTGAAAGATGGTGGCGATGAAATCACGAACAACAGCCACCACCCGTCGTTGAAACCCCAGACGACGGTGGATTCGATCACCTCCGATGATGGGGACGAGGCTAAAGCCGGTGGCGGAGGTGGTGGTGGACATGGTGGCAAGGAAAAATCGGTTTTACAGGGAAAGCTAACCAAGCTGGCAATTCAGATCGGATATGCCGGTTCGACGATCGCCGTGTTGACGGTTATTATTTTGATCGTCCAGTTCTGCATTCAAACCTTCGTCATCGAGCAAAAACCGTGGAAGAATTCGTACGCTAACAATCTGGTCAAGCATTTCATCATCGGTGTGACCGTACTTGTCGTTGCCGTTCCAGAAGGTCTCCCATTGGCCGTCACCCTTTCGCTGGCCTACTCTGTCAAGAAGATGATGAAGGACAACAATCTGGTTCGACATTTGGATGCCTGCGAGACCATGGGCAACGCCACTGCCATTTGTTCCGATAAGACGGGAACGCTTACGACCAACCGGATGACCGTTGTTCAATCCTACATCTGCGAAAAGCTTTGCAAGGTGACTCCGAAGTTTGGCGACATTCCGCGGATAGTTGGTGAAGCGATCATCGAAGGTATTGCGCTCAATTCGGCCTATACAACGTGTCTGATGCCGGGACAAAACCCGGGCGATCCTCTGCAGCAGGTTGGCAACAAGACGGAGTGTTCCCTGCTGGGTTTCGTACAGGGACTAGGCAAGAACTATCAAACCATTCGTGATGCCCATACAGAGGATTCATTTACACGAGTTTACACGTTCAACTCGGTGCGTAAATCGATGAGTACGGTTATTCCTCGACCCGGTGGTGGCTACCGGGTGTACAGCAAGGGAGCATCGGAGATCGTACTGAAGAAGTGTGCTTTTATCTACGGACAAGACGGTGTACTGGAGAAGTTTACCCGGGACATGCAGGAGCGGCTGATCCATCAGGTTATCGAGCCGATGGCGTGCGACGGTTTGCGAACGATCTGCGTTGCGTTCCGTGATTTCGTACCAGGAAAAGCGGAGATTAATCAGGTTCACTGCGATGGCGAACCCAACTGGGACGATGAAGATAATATTGTGAGTAATTTGACCTGTTTGGGCGTCGTTGGAATCGAGGATCCAGTTCGGCCAGAAGTGCCGGATGCTATTCGAAAGTGTCAACGGGCGGGAATTACTGTTCGAATGGTTACTGGTGATAACATCAATACAGCCCGATCGATCGCAACCAAGTGCGGCATCATACGACCACAGGATGACTTTTTGATTCTGGAAGGAAAGGAGTTTAACCGACGGATTCGCGACAGCAACGGTGACATCCAGCAGCATTTGCTGGACAAAGTTTGGCCGAAGCTACGGGTACTGGCACGTTCATCACCGACGGACAAGTATAATTTGGTAAAGGGCATAATCGACAGTAAGATATCGGATAATCGCGAAGTGGTGGCCGTAACTGGCGATGGTACGAACGACGGAccggccctgaagaaggccgaTGTCGGTTTTGCGATGGGAATTGCCGGCACGGATGTGGCCAAGGAAGCGTCGGATATTATCCTTACGGATGACAACTTTAGCAGCATCGTTAGGGCGGTTATGTGGGGTCGCAACGTTTACGATTCGATTGCCAAGTTTTTGCAGTTCCAGCTGACCGTCAACGTAGTAGCAGTTATTGTCGCATTTATCGGTGCCTGTGCCGTGCAGGATTCGCCCCTGAAAGCGGTACAGATGCTGTGGATGAATTTGATCATGGACACGCTGGCATCGTTGGCACTGGCCACGGAAATGCCGACGGCGGAATTGCTTTTGCGTAAGCCGTACGGCCGAACGAAACCACTGATCTCACGCACAATGATGAAGAACATCCTGGGGCAGGCTGTGTACCAGCTGGTGATCGTTTTCGGGCTGCTCTTTGTCGGCGATTGGTTCCTGGACATCGAGTCGGGTCGAGGCCAGCCGCTGAATTCCGAAGCGACCCAGCATTTTACCATCATCTTCAACGTGTTCGTCTTCATGACCCTGTTCAATGAGCTGAACGCGCGCAAGATCCACGGGGAACGGAATATCTTCCAGGGTCTCTTCACGAATCCGATCTTCTACAGCATCTGGATCCTTACGCTGCTGTCGCAGATCTTCATCATCCAGTTCGGCAAAGTGGCCTTCTCGACAAAGGCACTAACAATCGAGCAGTGGCTGTGGAGTGTGTTCTTCGGCCTCGGCACCCTGATCTGGGGCCAGCTCGTCACGTCCATCCCGACCCGCAAGATGCCCAAGAAGATGGCGTGGGGACGCGGCGAAGGAGCCGAGTACGCCGAAGCGATCCGGCTCGGTGAGGAGCGCTACGACTCCATGGACAATGACAAGAAACCCCGTGCAGGTCAGATATTATGGATCCGTGGCCTTACTAGGCTGCAGacccagcttcgtgttgtacgTGCATTTCGATCCACATTAGAAGATTTAGAAGAACGTCGTTCCATTCATAGCTTGCATAGTCTTAGAAGTTCACGCAGTCATCCCGGAG GTTCCAACATCCCAACCGGCCGGCTAATAGGTACTAATGTTGGCGATCTTAAGTATATTGATGAAGATCAAAGACTTCATAATAATCAGCATATTATAG